In Blastopirellula sp. J2-11, a single genomic region encodes these proteins:
- a CDS encoding PP2C family protein-serine/threonine phosphatase: MTAFKIVLGLAAAFQIVSVVLALRLNAIYRRRFAWLFISGAAVLMAVGMFASMWRIWNMAINVEQHPALWAESLATLMMAILFFAGIATIEPIFKENELARKQAENENERLNAAVQHTLEEMMLAKQIQQNFLPKSPPQADGYDVAAISLPAEWTSGDYFDFHRTNNGKLIAVIADVAGHGVGPALLMSSARSYFREIVQHYVDPGEILERWNRVISSEIEFGDFITAWVAVIDLERRTMTYAGAGHNAWLVSRDGSVQDLEGEGPPLGVIGDFAFLGSAEVTLEEGQILLMATDGIPETENLAGQQWGNDRMLSIIHARRGQPAERIVADMVDAVSGFAPDTPRRDDVTAIVVKVA, translated from the coding sequence ATGACGGCGTTCAAGATCGTACTGGGTTTGGCCGCGGCGTTTCAAATCGTTTCCGTCGTGTTGGCGTTGCGGCTCAACGCGATCTATCGACGCCGATTTGCTTGGTTGTTTATCAGCGGAGCCGCCGTCTTGATGGCGGTCGGCATGTTTGCGTCGATGTGGCGCATCTGGAACATGGCGATCAATGTCGAGCAACATCCGGCTCTCTGGGCCGAGTCGCTAGCGACGCTGATGATGGCGATTCTTTTTTTCGCCGGGATCGCCACGATTGAGCCGATCTTTAAAGAGAACGAACTGGCTCGCAAGCAGGCCGAAAATGAGAACGAACGCTTGAACGCCGCCGTTCAGCATACGCTGGAAGAAATGATGCTGGCGAAGCAGATTCAGCAGAACTTTCTTCCCAAATCTCCTCCCCAGGCGGATGGCTACGATGTCGCGGCAATCAGTTTGCCGGCCGAATGGACCAGCGGCGATTACTTTGATTTTCATCGGACGAACAATGGCAAACTGATTGCCGTGATCGCCGATGTGGCCGGACATGGAGTCGGCCCGGCGCTGTTGATGTCTTCGGCGCGCTCTTACTTTCGCGAGATCGTTCAGCACTACGTCGATCCAGGCGAAATCCTGGAGCGCTGGAATCGAGTCATTTCTAGCGAGATCGAGTTCGGCGACTTTATCACCGCCTGGGTCGCGGTGATTGATTTGGAACGCCGTACGATGACCTATGCCGGAGCAGGACACAACGCCTGGCTCGTCAGTCGCGACGGCAGCGTGCAAGACCTGGAAGGGGAGGGCCCGCCGCTGGGAGTCATTGGAGACTTCGCATTTCTCGGTTCGGCCGAAGTGACGCTCGAAGAAGGTCAAATCTTGCTGATGGCGACCGACGGAATTCCCGAGACCGAGAATCTCGCCGGTCAGCAGTGGGGCAATGATCGAATGCTATCGATCATCCACGCACGGCGCGGACAACCGGCCGAGCGAATCGTCGCCGACATGGTCGACGCCGTCTCTGGTTTCGCCCCCGACACGCCGCGCCGCGATGACGTGACGGCGATCGTGGTGAAGGTCGCGTAG
- a CDS encoding VOC family protein — translation MSIVCLGVRDFARSYQFYSDLGFKTTAQPTDPIAFFSAGGVVLSIFPLDQLAADIGPHVPIPQPGFGGISLAHNTREKEEVDQVMALAQQCGGTIVKPPHETDWGGYSGYFTDPDGYHWEVAHGAMWKFDDRGCLILE, via the coding sequence ATGAGTATTGTTTGTTTGGGCGTCCGCGACTTCGCCCGATCTTACCAGTTTTATAGCGATCTCGGGTTCAAAACGACGGCCCAGCCAACCGATCCGATCGCCTTTTTCTCGGCCGGAGGCGTAGTGCTGTCGATTTTTCCGCTCGATCAGCTCGCAGCCGACATCGGTCCCCACGTTCCCATCCCGCAGCCCGGCTTCGGCGGCATCTCGCTCGCCCATAACACCCGCGAGAAGGAAGAAGTGGACCAGGTCATGGCCCTCGCCCAGCAATGCGGCGGCACGATCGTCAAACCGCCCCACGAAACCGACTGGGGCGGCTATAGCGGTTATTTCACCGACCCCGACGGCTACCACTGGGAAGTCGCCCATGGCGCGATGTGGAAATTCGACGACCGCGGGTGCCTGATTTTGGAATAA
- the hemA gene encoding glutamyl-tRNA reductase has product MKLQMIGLSHHNASVEIRERLAFSPDQAQEALKTFHRRFPDIESVLLSTCNRTEIYTAALDGNLCPTHHDMVQFWAEFHKLEAKDVFDNVLERTGEDVVRHLFTVAASLDSMVVGEAQILSQVKQAYELSTQIDSAGTLTHSCFQAAIRVAKRVSNETTIHKKRVSIPSVAVSDFASNVFDRFDDKNVLIIGAGEMAEETSRYLVDVGAKAFTVVNRSLERAERLAATFAGKALHWDKLHEAVVAADLIVSTTGATEPIIHLEEYKQLEAARFQRTLFVLDLAIPRDFDPRIAERVGVYLFSIDDLRQTCDKNRAAREREWPKAERIIEDETAKFMADLNHRATAPTIRRLKQRSDELKDEELRRLLNKLGELDPRIADEITRSFDRLVNKLLHPPLESLRDEAGSASSDSLLDALKRLFRLYD; this is encoded by the coding sequence ATGAAGTTGCAGATGATCGGCCTGAGCCATCACAACGCTTCGGTCGAAATCCGCGAACGCCTGGCGTTTAGTCCTGACCAGGCGCAAGAGGCGCTGAAAACGTTTCACCGTCGCTTTCCCGATATCGAATCGGTGCTGCTCTCGACCTGCAATCGAACCGAAATCTACACGGCGGCGCTCGACGGCAACCTCTGTCCGACGCATCACGACATGGTGCAGTTCTGGGCCGAGTTCCACAAGCTGGAAGCGAAAGACGTTTTTGACAACGTCCTAGAGCGCACCGGTGAAGATGTCGTGCGGCACTTGTTTACCGTCGCGGCAAGTCTCGACAGCATGGTGGTCGGCGAAGCGCAGATCTTATCGCAAGTAAAACAGGCCTATGAACTGTCGACGCAGATCGACAGCGCCGGCACGTTGACCCATAGCTGTTTTCAAGCGGCGATTCGCGTCGCCAAGCGTGTTAGCAACGAGACGACGATCCACAAAAAGCGGGTCAGCATTCCGAGCGTCGCGGTCAGCGATTTCGCCAGCAATGTCTTTGATCGGTTTGACGACAAAAACGTGTTGATCATCGGCGCCGGCGAAATGGCGGAAGAGACTTCTCGCTATTTGGTCGATGTCGGGGCCAAAGCGTTTACGGTCGTCAATCGCAGCCTAGAACGCGCCGAACGCCTGGCGGCGACGTTCGCAGGCAAAGCGCTGCATTGGGACAAACTGCACGAAGCGGTCGTCGCAGCCGACCTGATTGTTTCGACTACCGGCGCGACAGAGCCGATTATTCATCTGGAAGAATACAAGCAGTTAGAAGCGGCCCGCTTCCAACGGACGTTGTTTGTCTTGGACCTGGCGATTCCGCGCGACTTTGATCCGCGCATCGCCGAGCGCGTGGGGGTCTACCTCTTTTCGATCGACGATTTGCGTCAGACGTGCGACAAGAATCGGGCGGCTCGTGAACGAGAATGGCCCAAGGCTGAGCGGATTATCGAAGACGAAACGGCCAAGTTTATGGCCGACCTTAACCATCGCGCTACGGCGCCGACCATTCGCCGGTTGAAACAACGATCGGACGAACTGAAGGACGAGGAACTGAGACGATTGCTCAACAAGTTGGGCGAACTCGATCCTCGCATTGCCGACGAAATTACCCGATCATTTGATCGCCTGGTGAACAAGCTGCTGCACCCTCCGCTAGAATCGCTGCGTGACGAAGCGGGAAGCGCCTCATCCGACAGTCTGCTTGACGCACTCAAGCGACTCTTCCGCTTGTACGATTAG
- a CDS encoding amidohydrolase family protein, protein MTVSAANVTRRDFLTLISAGGLLSHAQPIQAEPAIEAKSAAPFWVDVNVYLSRWPFRRLRDDTPDALASMLRSKGITQAWTGSFDGVFHKDIGAVNRRLSEACAQHGDGLFIPFGSINPLLPQWQDELHLCAEKYQMPGIRLHPNYHGYDLKEARFQELLQRAAERNLIVQLCGWLEDPRTQHPQMRVPTVNLAPLGDLAASTAGLRLVLLNGVNSAAGKAQAELLNLPNVYCDIAQLESSEGVSKLLATTTAEHLLFGSYSPMFYFDSARLKLAESVLTPQQEQAIRFGTAHTLLPA, encoded by the coding sequence ATGACCGTGAGCGCCGCAAACGTCACTCGCCGCGATTTTCTCACGCTGATCTCTGCCGGCGGCTTGCTGTCTCATGCCCAGCCAATCCAGGCCGAACCGGCGATCGAAGCCAAGTCCGCCGCCCCATTTTGGGTCGACGTTAACGTCTATTTATCACGCTGGCCGTTTCGTCGCTTGCGCGATGATACGCCAGATGCGTTGGCTTCGATGCTGCGCAGCAAAGGAATCACCCAGGCCTGGACCGGTAGTTTTGACGGCGTTTTTCATAAAGACATTGGCGCGGTCAATCGGCGACTTTCGGAAGCGTGCGCCCAACATGGCGACGGGTTGTTTATTCCGTTCGGATCGATCAATCCGCTGCTGCCCCAGTGGCAAGACGAATTGCATCTGTGTGCCGAGAAATATCAGATGCCGGGCATCCGACTTCATCCCAATTATCACGGTTATGACTTGAAAGAGGCCCGCTTTCAGGAACTGTTGCAAAGAGCCGCCGAGCGCAACCTAATCGTCCAGTTGTGCGGATGGCTAGAAGACCCGCGGACGCAACATCCGCAGATGCGCGTGCCGACAGTCAACCTGGCGCCGCTGGGTGATCTCGCCGCGTCGACCGCCGGTTTGCGACTGGTGCTGTTGAACGGCGTGAACAGTGCTGCAGGGAAAGCCCAAGCGGAATTGCTGAACCTTCCCAACGTCTATTGCGACATCGCTCAGCTGGAATCAAGCGAAGGCGTCTCGAAGCTTTTGGCGACGACCACAGCCGAACATTTGCTGTTTGGGTCATATTCGCCGATGTTCTATTTTGATTCGGCGCGGCTCAAATTGGCCGAGTCGGTCCTGACGCCGCAGCAAGAGCAAGCGATTCGTTTTGGCACGGCCCACACGCTGCTTCCCGCCTAG
- a CDS encoding CPXCG motif-containing cysteine-rich protein encodes MQEDASYVCDACGEEIVVPIDLSEGHSQTYVEDCPVCCRPSVIHVEVDVDGNAQVWAEPEQDYD; translated from the coding sequence ATGCAAGAAGATGCAAGCTACGTCTGTGACGCATGCGGCGAAGAGATTGTCGTGCCGATCGATCTATCGGAAGGCCATAGTCAAACGTATGTCGAAGATTGTCCCGTCTGCTGTCGGCCCAGCGTGATCCATGTCGAAGTCGATGTGGATGGAAACGCCCAGGTCTGGGCCGAGCCGGAACAAGATTACGACTGA
- a CDS encoding polysaccharide pyruvyl transferase family protein, whose product MQNISRRACLAQLAAVTSLPLISSAFTAEAVSDVRCTVLLRSGWQTVNIGDIAHTPGVLQLMQDYLPNVEVVLWSNALDRGVREMLLANYPQLKIVSGHVRADGKFSNEELQQAFDQADFLLHGSGPSVVAARDVDSWRKETGKPYGILGVTISAGGEAASRKLTPQLQSLLEGADFVFTREEKSLQNIKEAGVTGPYLGFAPDGTFHLKLKKSEATQAFIKEYDLEPRKFIVCVPRLRYTPYHKIRKTGLESKEIARREAVNEAHAEEDHAKLRAAIIAWVRKTGGKAVLCPEMTYQVEIMRPLLFDPLPEDVKKNVVLHENYWITDDAATLYADAAAVISCECHSPIIAAAVGTPCMYLHQPEDGIKGNMWRDVGLSAWYFPIEETSGDDIAAATLKIAADFPAAKKRIDDTVAGIETNYAENFQEIAELLQKAASS is encoded by the coding sequence ATGCAAAACATCTCCCGCCGCGCTTGTTTGGCGCAACTAGCCGCCGTAACCAGCCTGCCGCTAATTTCCTCCGCTTTCACCGCCGAAGCGGTTTCGGACGTGCGCTGCACCGTGCTGCTGCGCAGCGGTTGGCAAACGGTGAACATCGGCGACATCGCCCACACGCCAGGCGTGCTGCAGCTAATGCAGGACTATCTTCCCAACGTCGAGGTCGTCCTGTGGTCGAATGCGCTCGATCGCGGCGTGCGTGAAATGCTGCTGGCCAACTATCCGCAATTGAAAATTGTTAGCGGCCACGTCCGCGCCGACGGCAAGTTCTCGAACGAGGAACTGCAGCAGGCGTTTGACCAGGCCGACTTCCTGCTGCATGGATCGGGTCCCAGTGTCGTCGCCGCCAGAGACGTCGACTCTTGGCGCAAAGAAACAGGAAAGCCGTACGGCATTCTCGGCGTCACGATCAGCGCCGGTGGCGAAGCGGCCAGTCGCAAGCTTACGCCGCAATTGCAAAGCTTGCTGGAAGGGGCCGACTTCGTTTTCACGCGCGAAGAAAAATCGCTGCAAAACATCAAAGAGGCCGGCGTCACAGGACCTTACTTGGGCTTTGCTCCGGACGGCACGTTTCATTTAAAGTTGAAAAAGTCGGAAGCGACGCAAGCGTTTATCAAAGAATATGACTTGGAGCCGCGTAAGTTCATCGTTTGCGTTCCCCGACTCCGCTACACGCCGTATCACAAGATTCGTAAGACCGGCCTGGAATCGAAAGAGATCGCCCGCCGCGAAGCGGTAAATGAAGCGCACGCCGAAGAAGATCACGCCAAGCTGCGAGCGGCGATTATCGCATGGGTTCGCAAGACCGGCGGCAAAGCGGTACTGTGCCCAGAGATGACTTACCAGGTCGAAATCATGCGGCCGCTACTGTTTGATCCGCTGCCGGAAGATGTCAAGAAGAACGTGGTGCTGCACGAAAATTATTGGATCACCGACGACGCTGCAACGCTGTACGCCGATGCGGCGGCCGTGATTAGTTGTGAGTGTCATTCGCCGATCATCGCGGCAGCGGTCGGAACGCCCTGCATGTACCTGCATCAGCCAGAAGATGGAATCAAAGGGAACATGTGGCGCGATGTAGGACTGAGCGCCTGGTATTTCCCCATCGAAGAAACCTCAGGCGACGACATCGCGGCAGCCACGTTAAAAATCGCCGCTGACTTCCCCGCCGCGAAAAAACGAATCGACGACACCGTCGCCGGAATCGAGACCAACTACGCCGAGAATTTTCAAGAGATCGCCGAGTTGCTGCAGAAGGCGGCCTCTTCGTAG
- a CDS encoding uracil-DNA glycosylase family protein — protein MTDDPQAHLRRALLQQMRDWQSAGVEIAPPGRILEVPEELLLAPAPAVEPKASLPQPAAPIAAPTATPVVHQPDPPPVANASPGGRQQQLDVLAAEVAQCVLCEELACTRTQTVFGVGNANARICFFGEAPGADEDKQGEPFVGRAGKLLTQIIEACTFQREDVYILNTLKCRPPGNRNPTPEENANCMPYFEQQLAIIQPDYIVCLGKFAAQNLLKTETAIGKLRGKFHDYGGAKVIATYHPAYLLRNPSAKREVWEDMKMMLRDMGVQLPPVK, from the coding sequence ATGACTGACGACCCGCAAGCTCATCTTCGCCGCGCCTTACTGCAGCAAATGCGGGACTGGCAATCGGCCGGCGTCGAGATTGCGCCCCCAGGCCGCATCTTGGAAGTTCCGGAAGAATTGCTGCTTGCTCCTGCGCCGGCTGTCGAGCCGAAAGCGTCTCTGCCGCAACCAGCAGCGCCAATCGCTGCGCCCACTGCGACGCCTGTCGTCCATCAACCTGATCCTCCACCGGTCGCAAACGCGTCCCCTGGAGGGCGACAGCAACAGTTGGACGTGCTGGCGGCCGAAGTCGCGCAGTGCGTGTTGTGCGAAGAACTCGCCTGCACGCGAACGCAAACCGTGTTTGGCGTCGGCAATGCGAATGCGCGCATCTGTTTTTTTGGCGAGGCCCCCGGCGCCGACGAAGACAAGCAAGGAGAGCCGTTCGTTGGTCGCGCCGGCAAATTGCTGACGCAGATCATTGAGGCCTGCACATTTCAGCGTGAAGATGTCTATATCTTGAATACGCTGAAATGCCGCCCACCGGGGAATCGAAATCCAACGCCGGAGGAGAACGCCAATTGCATGCCTTACTTCGAGCAGCAACTCGCGATTATTCAGCCCGATTATATCGTCTGTCTCGGCAAGTTCGCCGCGCAAAACCTGTTGAAGACCGAAACCGCGATCGGCAAATTGCGCGGCAAGTTTCATGATTACGGCGGAGCCAAAGTAATCGCGACGTATCATCCTGCTTATCTGTTGCGCAATCCATCGGCCAAACGCGAGGTCTGGGAAGACATGAAGATGATGCTGCGAGACATGGGCGTCCAGCTTCCCCCTGTAAAATAG
- the pgi gene encoding glucose-6-phosphate isomerase — protein sequence MTTAPSLTQTAAWQALQSHYDQLADVQLRDLFANEADRGEKLSLDAIGIYLDYSKNRITAETISLLVALAEASGLRERIDAMFRGDKINVTEDRAVLHTALRAPQGATINVDGENVVPAVHAVLDKMAAFSAKIRGGDWRGQTGKPIKNIVNVGIGGSDLGPAMAYDALKHYSDRNLTFRFVSNIDGTDMAEAIHDLDPAETLFIIASKTFTTQETLTNAHTARLWCLETLKDEAAIAKHFVALSTNEKEVAKFGIDTANMFEFWDWVGGRYSFDSAIGLSLMIAVGGDHFREMLAGFHEMDEHFRTAPLDQNIPVLMALLNLWYNNFFGAETQAVLPYDHYLGKFSMYLQQLDMESNGKRVTLDGAPVDYQTGPIVWGTPGTNGQHAYYQLIHQGTKLIPCDFIGFCQSLNPLGDHHDKLMANFFAQPEALAFGKTAAEVKADGVADFQISHRTFPGNRPTNSLLIDKLTPAALGKLIALYEHKVFTLGTIWRVNSFDQWGVELGKVLANRIVPELTSKSEPTLEHDSSTNALIARYRKRKR from the coding sequence ATGACGACGGCGCCATCGTTGACCCAAACCGCTGCTTGGCAGGCTCTTCAGTCGCATTACGATCAATTGGCCGATGTTCAGCTGCGCGATCTTTTCGCCAACGAGGCGGACCGCGGCGAAAAGCTTTCACTCGACGCGATCGGCATCTATCTCGACTACTCGAAGAACCGGATCACCGCCGAGACGATCTCGCTGCTGGTCGCATTGGCCGAAGCCTCTGGTCTGCGAGAGCGGATTGACGCGATGTTCCGCGGCGACAAAATCAACGTTACCGAAGATCGCGCCGTTTTGCATACCGCGTTGCGAGCTCCGCAAGGAGCGACGATCAACGTTGACGGCGAGAACGTTGTGCCTGCGGTTCATGCGGTGCTCGATAAGATGGCCGCTTTCTCCGCCAAGATTCGTGGCGGAGATTGGCGCGGGCAGACCGGCAAGCCAATCAAAAATATCGTCAACGTCGGCATCGGCGGGTCTGACCTGGGGCCAGCGATGGCCTACGACGCGCTCAAACATTACAGCGACCGCAATCTGACATTCCGGTTCGTTTCGAATATCGACGGCACGGACATGGCCGAGGCGATTCATGACCTCGATCCGGCCGAAACTTTGTTCATCATCGCTTCGAAGACTTTCACCACGCAAGAGACGCTGACCAACGCGCACACCGCGCGACTCTGGTGTCTAGAGACGTTGAAAGACGAAGCCGCGATCGCCAAGCACTTTGTCGCGCTTTCGACCAATGAGAAAGAAGTCGCCAAGTTCGGCATCGATACGGCCAACATGTTTGAATTTTGGGATTGGGTCGGCGGTCGCTATTCGTTCGACTCGGCGATCGGCTTGTCGCTGATGATCGCCGTTGGCGGCGATCACTTTCGCGAGATGCTCGCCGGCTTTCACGAGATGGACGAGCATTTTCGCACGGCGCCGTTGGATCAAAACATTCCGGTCCTCATGGCGCTGCTCAACCTTTGGTACAACAATTTCTTTGGCGCTGAAACGCAAGCGGTGCTGCCGTACGATCACTATCTCGGCAAGTTCAGCATGTACCTGCAGCAGTTGGACATGGAAAGCAACGGCAAGCGAGTCACCTTGGATGGTGCGCCAGTTGACTATCAGACGGGGCCAATCGTCTGGGGAACGCCGGGGACCAATGGGCAGCATGCCTATTACCAACTGATTCATCAAGGGACGAAGCTGATCCCCTGCGACTTTATCGGTTTTTGCCAATCGCTAAATCCGCTGGGCGATCATCACGACAAATTGATGGCCAACTTCTTCGCCCAGCCGGAGGCGCTTGCATTTGGCAAGACGGCGGCTGAAGTGAAAGCGGATGGAGTCGCCGACTTCCAGATATCGCACCGTACGTTCCCCGGCAATCGTCCGACCAACTCGCTGTTGATCGACAAGCTGACTCCCGCTGCGCTTGGCAAGTTGATCGCGCTCTACGAGCACAAGGTCTTTACCCTGGGGACGATCTGGCGCGTCAACTCGTTTGACCAATGGGGCGTTGAATTGGGGAAAGTGTTGGCCAATCGGATCGTGCCGGAACTGACCTCCAAGTCCGAACCGACGCTTGAGCATGACAGCTCGACCAACGCGCTGATTGCCCGCTATCGCAAGCGGAAACGGTAA
- a CDS encoding RAP domain-containing protein, translating into MLSGISIFCFTASYGVALLLEIVRLFFRAQVRAILSVGFMAAGLIAHTIYLVGEQNGLVEAGPISSWHHWCLIVAWVLAATYLAMSLTHPKTALGLFMIPPVLLLLGMAYWMDQVAPFDPGNRVRPLQIIHGVLLLAGTAAVFLGFATGIMYLIQSYRLKHKMLQREGFRLPSLEWLQNFNRRTLIVSTCLLAGGLLAGVLLKIDRQTNSFPWSDPVVWSSGILFLWLVAATLFELIYKPARQGQKIAYLTLANFMFLGLVLALILFGPTQHARSPKEQASLYNSLTPTIAQSEEGTR; encoded by the coding sequence ATGCTTTCCGGCATTTCCATCTTCTGCTTTACCGCCAGCTACGGCGTCGCACTATTGCTTGAGATCGTGCGGCTCTTTTTCCGCGCGCAAGTCCGGGCCATTTTGTCGGTCGGATTCATGGCCGCCGGCTTGATCGCACATACGATTTATTTGGTCGGAGAGCAAAACGGACTGGTCGAAGCGGGGCCGATCTCGTCTTGGCATCATTGGTGCCTGATCGTGGCTTGGGTGTTGGCGGCGACCTATTTGGCGATGTCGCTGACCCATCCGAAAACGGCGCTCGGGCTCTTCATGATTCCACCGGTGCTGCTGCTTTTGGGGATGGCCTATTGGATGGATCAAGTCGCGCCGTTTGATCCCGGCAATCGGGTGCGGCCGCTGCAAATCATTCACGGTGTGTTGCTGTTAGCCGGCACAGCGGCAGTCTTTCTCGGCTTTGCAACCGGCATCATGTATTTGATTCAATCGTATCGGCTGAAGCACAAGATGCTGCAGCGCGAAGGGTTTCGACTGCCGAGTCTCGAATGGCTGCAAAACTTCAACCGCCGCACGCTGATCGTTTCGACCTGTCTGCTCGCCGGCGGACTGCTGGCAGGCGTCTTGCTGAAAATCGATCGCCAAACCAACAGTTTCCCGTGGAGCGATCCCGTCGTCTGGAGCTCCGGGATTCTCTTCCTGTGGCTGGTCGCGGCGACGCTGTTTGAATTGATCTACAAACCGGCGCGGCAAGGGCAAAAAATCGCCTATCTGACGCTGGCCAACTTTATGTTTCTCGGCCTGGTGCTGGCGCTGATCTTGTTCGGGCCGACGCAGCATGCACGGTCTCCCAAAGAACAGGCGTCCCTCTACAACTCGCTCACTCCTACCATCGCTCAAAGCGAAGAGGGGACGCGATGA
- a CDS encoding DMT family transporter, with translation MAWIILIVAGLLEIGWAIGLKYTEGFTKPLPSLLTAAAIVTSMFLLSVSARTIPIGSAYAIWVGIGASGAALLGVWLFGESLSPARGFFLLLLVGSIIGLKLTSGH, from the coding sequence ATGGCGTGGATTATTTTGATTGTCGCTGGCCTGCTCGAAATCGGTTGGGCGATCGGGCTGAAGTATACCGAGGGATTTACCAAACCGCTCCCCAGTCTGCTGACCGCCGCCGCGATAGTCACCAGCATGTTTCTCCTTTCCGTTTCGGCGCGAACCATTCCGATCGGCTCGGCCTACGCAATTTGGGTTGGCATTGGGGCAAGCGGCGCAGCGCTGCTGGGCGTTTGGCTGTTTGGCGAAAGCCTGTCGCCGGCGCGAGGATTTTTCCTGCTGCTGTTGGTGGGGTCGATCATTGGGTTAAAATTGACCTCAGGCCATTAA